The following are encoded together in the bacterium genome:
- the pgl gene encoding 6-phosphogluconolactonase: MTFSQAWILHTAEDAHGSADLAARRFCELAVHALDHACRFRVALAGGGTPKLFYRILAENHRTTIDWSRIDFFWNDERWVPLNDPQSNYRLARENLLDPLAIAETQIFRVATESGDREQAAAEYEKKVVEHLGEPPAFDLILLGVGEDGHTASLFPGSAALDNTDRWVVSNWVEKLQAWRITFTLPLLNQAKHVFFLVNGPGKAEVMEAIFRGRSLPAGRVRPVQGQVEWYADAAAAERIARST, encoded by the coding sequence ATGACATTCTCGCAGGCTTGGATTTTGCACACCGCTGAGGATGCCCATGGATCGGCAGACCTGGCTGCCCGCCGATTTTGCGAATTAGCCGTTCATGCGCTTGACCATGCCTGCCGGTTTCGTGTAGCCCTGGCCGGCGGAGGGACGCCCAAGCTGTTTTATCGCATTCTGGCTGAAAATCACCGCACCACGATCGATTGGAGCCGGATCGATTTCTTCTGGAACGATGAACGATGGGTTCCCCTGAATGATCCACAGAGCAATTATCGTCTGGCGCGTGAGAATCTGCTGGATCCGCTCGCCATCGCAGAGACGCAGATTTTTCGCGTGGCCACGGAATCCGGCGATAGGGAACAGGCGGCGGCTGAGTATGAGAAAAAAGTGGTCGAACATTTGGGCGAGCCGCCGGCTTTTGATCTCATTCTACTGGGCGTGGGTGAGGACGGACATACCGCTTCATTGTTCCCCGGCTCGGCCGCCCTGGATAACACCGACCGATGGGTGGTCTCCAATTGGGTGGAAAAACTGCAGGCGTGGCGCATCACCTTTACGTTGCCGCTGTTGAATCAGGCGAAGCATGTTTTTTTTCTTGTCAACGGCCCTGGCAAGGCAGAAGTGATGGAGGCCATTTTTCGCGGCCGTTCTCTGCCTGCCGGTCGGGTGCGACCGGTGCAGGGACAGGTGGAATGGTATGCCGATGCGGCTGCAGCCGAACGGATTGCACGCAGCACTTGA